A DNA window from Megalobrama amblycephala isolate DHTTF-2021 linkage group LG11, ASM1881202v1, whole genome shotgun sequence contains the following coding sequences:
- the LOC125278703 gene encoding leukocyte elastase inhibitor-like, which produces MEPAIEPVILANSKFSIDLLKVFCKRNTDNVLFSPLSISSALGLVLLGAEGETADQMYKALHFGKMNIIYHDLYEALYKGGRNRSLKLVNRMFGESTLNFYDDFLDKCEEWCFASMRNIDFKTKPDAAREKINIWVKKNTGDQIENLLDQGGVSADTSLSLISLVHFKEDWGKSFTPVDTNKDNGVKWPMMNRNDDFYMGNIPHRQHLLPTEARILEIPYAKNDLSMLIILPNKKDGIQELVESITYEKLLEWTEPDNMTLFKNMDVEIPIFKLQVTYDLKDPLEALGIKDLFSDKCDLSGMGPGPFKNFIGMHISNVEVDKTGTEIWGGSGGEVKKKSFAQSYKSTESFVADHPFLFFIRHNPTKSIIFWGRFNPESDPQSRQ; this is translated from the exons ATGGAACCAGCAATTGAACCTGTGATTTTGGCAAACTCCAAATTCTCCATTGACTTGTTAAAAGTGTTCTGTAAGCGCAACACAGACAATGTGTTATTCTCACCCCTGAGCATCTCCTCTGCATTGGGCCTGGTCCTCCTGGGTGCCGAGGGCGAAACTGCCGACCAGATGTATAAG GCCCTCCACTTTGGCAAAATGAACATTATATACCACGATCTGTATGAGGCGCTCTACAAAGGAGGGAGGAACAGAAGCCTGAAGCTggttaatcgcatgtttggagAAAGCACATTAAATTTTTATGAT GATTTCCTTGATAAATGTGAGGAGTGGTGTTTTGCCAGCATGAGGAATATTGACTTCAAGACTAAACCTGATGCTGCGAGAGAAAAAATCAACATCTGGGTGAAGAAGAACACTGGGG ATCAAATTGAGAATTTGTTGGATCAAGGAGGTGTGTCTGCGGACACAAGTCTTTCTCTAATCAGCTTGGTGCACTTCAAGGAAGACTGGGGCAAGTCTTTCACACCTGTTGACACCAACAAG GATAACGGAGTAAAATGGCCAATGATGAATCGGAACGATGACTTCTATATGGGTAACATCCCACACAGACAACACCTTCTTCCCACTGAAGCTCGGATTCTGGAGATCCCTTATGCGAAAAATGATCTGAGTATGCTCATTATACTCCCAAACAAGAAAGATGGGATACAAGAG TTGGTAGAATCGATCACTTATGAGAAGCTTCTGGAGTGGACTGAGCCGGACAACATGACTCTTTTCAAAAACATGGATGTTGAAATACCCATCTTTAAGCTGCAGGTGACCTATGACCTGAAGGATCCCCTGGAGGCTCTGGGCATAAAGGATCTCTTTAGTGATAAGTGTGACTTATCTGGCATGGGGCCTGGACCGTTTAAGAATTTCATTGGTATGCACATTTCTAATGTGGAGGTGGATAAAACAGGCACAGAGATATGGGGAGGTAGTGGTGGAGAGGTGAAGAAGAAGTCATTTGCTCAAAGTTATAAAAGCACAGAGAGTTTCGTGGCAGACCACCCCTTCTTATTCTTCATCCGGCACAACCCCACCAAGAGCATCATCTTCTGGGGTCGCTTTAACCCTGAATCTGATCCGCAGAGCAGACAGTAG